AGTCCGTTGAAATAAAAATTGATATTTCCTCCCCTTGGGCCTCCCCCACCTGTATTTCCTATAACAGCACCGCCTACTGCAGAACCGGTAACGGGATTGCTTGTACCGGGAGCCACTGTACTTCCGGATGTATTCACAGAAGCATAAAACTGCGCGGCGTCTCCTTTGGGGGTTGTAATAATATTAAGATTTAAAATATCATTTTTGGTAATTCTGTAGATAGGAACATTATAAGGTACCAATCCCTCCTCATTGATAACAAGGGACTCATTAGGCTGCATATACCTCACATCTTTTGTACTGATACAAGATGCTAAAAAGAAAGGTAGTGCTAAAAATAAATACTTCGGGTTTTTCATCATATTTTCAACGTTGTTTGCAAAAGTAAAGATTTAATTGGTTGTCTCCCTATTATTTTTAAAAAGATAAATAATATCGGGCAGATAAGCACCGATAAAGCCCAGCACAAGAATAATAAATAATAATAAGTTTATATTTAAATGTCTGAAATAATAGGCTGCTGCCACTATAAAAAGATAATAGCATATAATATAAAAACTTGACCTTCTGTGTGTTAAGTTTAATTTTAATAATTTATGGTGAATATGATTTTTATCTGCTACAAAAGGTGATTTTTTATTGGACAGCCTAATGATGATCACATTCAGGGTGTCCACGATCGGAAGTATGAGAATCGCAACAGCAACGGCAGGAGCCGACTGCAAATGATATCTCGGTACATTCGGAAGTGCTTTATCTATAAAAATATCGATGAAACAAACTGAAGTAAAGGCAAGTAGAAAACCCAGCAGCATAGAACCGGTATCGCCCATAAATATTTTATTGGTCCTGTAATTGGATAGATTGTAATATAAGAAAGCCAGCACAGCTCCAATAATTACTACCGAAAGCACGACCAGAGGGTAATTATATTCACCAAGACGGTAATAACTGATCCCAAACAGCGCACTGCATATCACAGAATATCCACCGGCAAGGCCGTCAATCCCATCAATAAGATTGAAGGCATTGATAAGAATAATAAACGTAACAATACTGAAAATGAGACTTACCCAATATTCCAGCTGATACACTCCAAAGATACCGAACAGATTCCGGATTCTTATATCAGAACCAATCACAATAAGAGCGGAAACTACAATCTGTGCGACAAGTTTTTTATAAGCCCTCATCACGACAATATCATCCATCACTCCAACATACAGGAGGATGACCAGTGAAGCAAAAAGGAATTTATACAGATCAAAAAGCTCATATGCAAATATCGACGTGCAGACCCCTATTGAAAAAAATATGGCAATCCCACCTAGATTGGGTATTTTCCGGATATGGGAACTTCTAATCCCAGGCTCGTCCATCAGGTTTTTTCTTCGGGAAATTTTTACAATTGTAGGAATCGAAAAAAAGGAGATTAAAAAAGAGAATAAAAATCCCAGTCCTATTTTTACATAAAAAATAGAAACATCCATCTCACGCAAGAACAATTCAAAATTTTTCATTTTTTTTCTTATCAAGTATGTGTTTAGATACTGTCAACGATATCACCTTCACTCAAGGTTTACAGAAACCGAAATAATCGAACGCTCATTTGTATTTACAATATTTTTCTTAATAGTTTTTGCTGGCCCGCAAAAAATAACAGATAAAATATCTTTTTTTTCAGAGGCAAATATAACAGATAATTTTTATCAAAACGACTATACTGCAATATATCTTTAATTTTAATATTTCTCCGATTACGGAAATCCTCTAATTTTTCAGACATTTTATAAAATAACTCCTCATTCTTCACGAATGCTAAATAGGCCAGAAAAGAATAAACCCCCTCAAAAATCTGGAAGTTTTTAAGCTCTTTCTCTTTATGCGCATATCGTGAATTCTCAAAAACAATTTCTACATCTTCAACAGCTTTTAGTATATCCAAGCCCCGCTCTGTATGGGTTTTGGTGATAGAATCACTGCGTTCAAGATATTGATAATGAAAATTCTGGGTCTGAGCGATCGTATCACATTCCAACAAAAGCTGTGGAATAAGCTGAATATCCTCAAAATGAGCGGCTTTCTTAAATCTTTTATCTTTAAAAAGGTCCTTACTAAACAGTTTATTGCATGCAAAATAGCTTACATCTGAAAAAACTGAAAAATGGCTGTTCAAATCTATTTTTTCCGGCATATTAGGAATCTGGGTCAGTTTTTGGGTAATTTTCCCATGCTGGTCTACTTTCTGAATATTACAGATAACCATTTTACACTGATGTTTAAGTGCCAGAGCAGTCATTTCTTCAAACATGGAAGGCGACACATAATCATCACTATCCACAAAGCCGATATAGTCTCCTGTAGCTCTGTCTATTCCGTAATTCCGGGCATCACTCAGCCCACCGTTTTCTTTAGAAAAAGATTTAATCTTATCAGGATATTGGCGGGTATATTCCTGAATAACATGTTCCGAATGATCGGTGCTTCCGTCATTTACCACTACAATCTCAATATTTTTGTGTGTCTGATTCAGTAAAGAATCAAGACATTTCCCCAGGTATTCCTCTACATTGTAAACCGGAACGATCACAGAAACTTTAGCAATATTCCTCATATATCAGAATTTGGTAAGTCTCGTATTAAGCCAGCCCTTTTTGGCTTCGTCAAAATCTTTCCTCGAACACGGAATACAATTTTCTATATTCTCATCATCGCCAAAATACCAGAGATTACTGAATGTATCCCTTTTAAAGGCGTACTGCCGTTCATCCACAAGAACGTAAAAGATCTCATATTGTCTTTCCTTAGGATGAGACCTCTGGATATTAATCCCCTCCGTAAGATACCATATCATCTGGGCGAGCAGCTGGTGATTCAGCTGATTATCCGAGTAAATATTATAATTAAAAATCCCGACTGATTTCAGATTTTCACTTAATCCTATTTCTTTCATATAGGCACAGATCTCTCTTCTGTTAAGCCCATTTACCTGAGGGTTCATCGAGATAGGCTCGCCGAAACTCTCGATAGCATCGCAATTAACGGTCACCAAATCTGCTTTTCTAAAAAAAGGTTCTGTTTTCTCGGTGGAGTTCATCATCTCTGCCAGACGGATGATATCAAATTCAACTTCTTTAATCAGTCTTACAGAATCAACTTCATTCAAATGCTTTTGATATCCTAAATGATGATAATTCTTGATTCCAAAATCTTTTGCTCCAAAAATCTTACTTAAAAAAGTATGTTCATTAATCATCTCTCCCTGCTGAAGAGAGATGGTATTACTTATCTGTGTATAATTAATGCTTTTGGTATGAAGATTTAAAACCGAAAAGAGCGAAAATGCAAAATCATTAGATCCACCGATCACCACCGGAATTGCCCGCATAGAATGACATACAGAAAGTACTTCCTGCAAGATATAGTGGGAATCCTGAACAGATTTCCCCGAAACAAGATCTCCCAGATCTACCATGGGGATTTCAAAATCCAGCTGCGACAATTTATAAAACTCTTTTCTCACTCCGGCAAAGTTCTGCACTTCGGCATCTCCACCGGCTCCTCTGTAATCCGAGACAAAGAGCAGAACAATGCTGTCCTCCTTTATCTGCTTTGTAATTCCCCTGCCAATTTGCCAGCTTTCAGTTTTGAAATTTCCAGGTGAAATGATAAAATCTTCAAAATCCATTCTCTTACTTTAATATTTGTAAAGAAACATCCTTAGGTATATGCCTGGAAAACTCGGTCAGCTGAGCCCTTAACTTTCCGGCATCCTGACTCCGTATGGCATAAAAAGTAACCGTGGGACCACCGCAAATATAGTTATTCTGTATAGATAGTGTCGCCACTTTGATAAAATCATCAGGCATCTTCACCCAGCGTTCGTACACGATCGCAAGTTCGAAATTTTCATCTATGGCTGTTTTCTTAACATAGTCTTCCAACGGCTTATTTCTGATAAATTTTCCATGGTCATTTTTACGCAGTTCAGCTACTTTAATACTTCCTAAACCAAATGTATCGAGCAAATAAATATTATTAAAATAAGAAATTGCACCGATATCGTTAACGATCACCCTGGAGTTAGGGTAATACTGGTGTAGAAAATCTGCCAGCTGAATCTGCTGTTCATAGATATTTTTTGAAGCTACTTTCTGGTAATGAATCATCCTAATAAAACGGATATAAAAAGACGCTGCAAAGACAATAATAATACCGGCAAATACATATTTCATCTCTTTTTTTCGCTCAAAAACCATTTCTAAAAACGGAGCAATGGCCAATAAAACCAACACAGCCAGATACGCCTCATAGCGAATCATCCAGCCAAAATTGGCAAATAAAACATGAATTCCAAATCCTCCAAAGACCACTAAGCCAACCGCATTTTTTACAATTTTATCCGAAATCGATTTTCCACTCTTTGAAAATACAAAAATCTGAACCAATAAAATCAAGAAAAGAATCATCACTGAAAATCCCCGGTATATATTCCCGCCAATCCTTATCAGAAATGCTCCCAGCCCCGTGAACGTATTGCCTTTTAAGATCAATGAATTGGGTAAAAAGAATGAACCTTCCCGAATCGATAACCAGCCATATATTACCACGGGTAATAAAGAAACCACCCCTAGTAGAATACTTTTGGAAAATTCTCTTTTCATAAAGAAGAGATAGATACAGATAAAAAGAATAAAAAACAGGCTTTCATATCTAAAACCTGTCGCCAAAAACGAAAACAAGACCATCATCCAAAAGGTTCCGGCCTCTCCTTTTTCTATATACTGCCTGAAAAAAAATAAAATAAGTACCATGGTCAGGGTATGAAAAACATGCTCCATCCCGGAGATGATCATCAAATGTAGTGGCATAAGAAACAGAACGCCCAAAAGTACAACACCGTAAGTAATTAAAGAATATCTTTTTAAGTATTGATGGAGGACAACTAATAAAAGCACGCCGGCTATACTGTTTAACACCAGAGGAATATACTCCCAGTCTCCAAATACCCTGATGACAACTGATAGTAAAAAAGTAAAAAATGGAGAGGAAGTAGTAGATGAAAACTCGTGTTTGGTAATTCCCCAAACCCCTGATTCGGCAAAACTTTTTGCCATCGAAAGATGAATGTAGCTGTCATCGAGCGGATAAATAAATCTTCCGGCAAAATCAGTTACCGATTGTATACTCAGCACAATCAAAATTCCCAGCACTCCGAACACGGTGAAAAGTAATAGCTTTTTTTTCATCTTTTTCATTTATTGAACAAAATAATAATCGAATCTCCATCACAAAAATCTCCCGTAAAACGACAGCACGGTCATCATTTATTATCTTGTTACTTCTTTATGGGAATCAAAAGTATTAAAATAAAATTATTTAACCACCATAAAAGTCCGTTTGTTAACAGCTTCTTATCATAAGTTTAAAGAATTCAACCTGTACACCATTCTATAAAATCTCAAATACAAAAGTAGTTGACGTTCCAAATGCTCCTCCCTGCGTGGCTCCGAATAAAAATTGAGGAGCTTTTCCCTCCTTATCCAGCAAAACCATAGGTCTTTCTAACCTTCCGAAACGGGTTAGATGCTGAGGAGGCTTTGCTTCACTGATACAATGAGCCATATTCAGGTAAGCAATTTCGGGCTTTGTCCAGTGAATACCGTCTTTGGATGTTAAATGTAAACCATATTCATGATTAAAAAATCCCATATCACGGGCTATCATGTGAAATATACCTTTGTGTTCCCAGACAAAAGCATCTTCCAATTGTGCATTATTGGGTAATGATGAAAAATCAATCACAGGATTTTCTGACACTTTTTCGTAAGGTCCAAATGGAGAATTTGATTTTGCCAATCCGTATTTCCGATTTCCTCTCACAGGTCCTTTTTGTGTTTCGTATTCTTTTGTGTTCCAGGATTTGTAAAACAGCCAGTATTTTCCGTCGTTTCCTTTTACAAAAGCAGGGTTCGTTGTGCAATGATCATCCCAAGCGCCTTCTTTTCCGGGAAGAAGTAATGGTTTTTCCGGCCTGTTCCAATCTCCGTCAAGACTTTTCGATGTTGCCAGCCCTATTCTTTTGGTATTTGTTTTCCCGTTAGAAGTTCCCATGAAGAATAACAGATAGTCTTTACCAACTTTTTTAATTAAAGGATTGTGACAAGTGGTGGCATCCCAAAAACCTTCGCCACGTGGAGCTAAAACAACCTGCTTGTGTTGAAATTCATCAAAAGGCGAATTAGCTTCTGCGCGACAGATTTCAGAACCGTTCAACCAACCGCCCATTCCTTTTTCTTTTTTCCATCGGGAATAAAAAAGATGAATCTTTCCGTCTTCACCCCAAATCGGAGAACTGCACCAGATATAATAACCTTCCAAAGCCAAAGATCTTCCAATAGGTTTTAAATTGAAATAGGGTTTTTCTTCTGAGGATAATAAACCTGTAAATGATGATCCGAAAAATACAGCAGCAATACCTAAAGCGGAAATTTTTAGAAATTCTTTGCGGGTGAAGGGTTTTTCCATTGGATTTATTTGAAAGCTAATTTAGAAGAAACGGGAGTAAGTAGTGTCCTGAGGTTTCAGGTGGTATCACATGTACTTTGAAATAAATCCGCACAAAGAAAAGGCTGCCCTTTTTCGGACAGCCTTTATATCTATTATTTCAAAACTTATTTATTTCTTCGCTGCCGGTTTCTTCGCCGCCGGCTTTTTCACTGTTGTTGTCGCCTTTTTAGTAGCCGTTGTTTTCTTAGTAGCTGCTTTTTTAGCCGCTGGTTTTTTCTTTTCTGCAAAAGCTTTAGGATCCTGATCGGTGATCCATTTTTTAACCTCATCAAGAGAAATACCTTTCAGCTCCTCGCTTTCGTATTTGGTATCATCTTTCTTCTTTGGAATTTTATAAATATTCTTCCCATGCTTTACAATAGGACCCCATCTTGCATTTTCAATGGAAATTTTTTCGGCTTCCCATTGCTGAATATAACGGTTGGCCTCTTTTTCCAGCTTAGCCTCTACCAATTCATTGATGTCGCTTTGAGAAAGATTTTCGAAGTTATATTTTTTCGGAACATTAATGAAAATACTTTGATACTTAATAAAAGGACCAAATCTTCCCGTTCCCTTTGTAATTGGCACACCTTTGTACGATGCAATCGGTGCATCTGCAATTTTCTTTTCGCTAATGATCTCTTCGGCACGTTTTTGATCTACAGAAAGCGGATCTTCTCCTTTTGGAATACTGATGTACGTTTCGCCCCACTTTACATAAGGTCCAAATCTACCTACACCGACAGAAACAGGCTGCCCGTCTACTTCGCTAAGATCAAATGGAAGTCTGAATAACTCCATGGCCTCCTCAAAGGTGATGGTTGCTATATTCTGTCCAGCCATTAATGATGCGAAAATAGGTTTTTCTTCGTCGTCTGTTTCACCAATCTGAATCATAGCGCCAAATCGTCCGATTCTTGCGTGAACATTTTTACCTGTGCCCGGATCGACCCCTAAAAGCCTATCTCCCGTGGCACGGTCTGCATTTTCTTCCACATCTTCAATTCTCGGATGGAATTTTGAGTAGAAATCCGTCATCATTTCTTTCCATTTCTGGTCACCGTTGGCAATTTCGTCGAAGCTTTCTTCTACTCTTGCCGTGAAACCGTAATCTAAGATTTCTTTGAAATTATCTGTTAAGAAATCACTTACCACCTCACCCGTGTCCGTAGGAACGAATTTATTTTTATCCCCTCCGAATTTCTCGTTAAGGACTTCTTTTTTAATTTTATCTTTTACTAAAGACATCTTCACCACTTCTCTGGTCTGTGGATCGATCTCTCTTTTATCAACATATTCACGGTTTTGAATCGTCTGGATGGTTGGTGCATAAGTCGATGGACGACCGATTCCCAATTCTTCCAGCTTTCTGACCAAACCAGCTTCCGTATATCTCGCGCTTGGCCTTGTGAATTTTTCTGTAGCGGTAATTTTTTTATATTCTAAAACTTCACCAACTGTTACTTTCGGAAGTAATTTATCGTTGTTTTCATCGTCATCATCTTCCGCTTTTACGATTCCGTACGCTTTTAAGAAACCATCAAAAATGATCACTTCACCTTGCGCTTCAAAGTTTTGAGGAAGCTTTGTGTTTCCGATTTCGATTACTGTTTTCTCAATTTTAGCATTGGCCATTTGAGAAGCCAGTGTTCTTCTGTAAATTAACTGATAAAGTCTATTTAACTGAGAATCACCGATACTTTTCACTGCAAAATCAGTGGGACGGATTGCTTCGTGAGCTTCCTGTGCCGATGCAGATTTTGTAGTATAGTTTCTTGGTGCAGAATATTCCGCTCCGTATTCTGAAGTAATTTGTTTTTTTGCACCTTCGATAGCCTCCTGAGAAAGGTTTACCGAGTCGGTTCTCATATAGGTAATGTACCCTTCTTCGTACAATCTTTGTGCAAGACGCATCGTGTTGGTCACATTATATCCTAATCTTGAAGAAGCTTCCTGTTGAAGTGTAGACGTTGTAAACGGCGCAGAAGCAGATCGTGTCCCCGGTCTGGTTTCAACATTTAACACTTTAAACTCCGTTGTTCTTGCTAATTCTAAGAACTTTTCTGCGTCTTCTTCGTTTTCGAAATCCTTTTTTAGTTTCGCAGCAATTTCCTGCTCTGTTGCGTTTAAGAAAATACCATCTAGTTTGAAACTTGCTTTCGGAGTAAACTCACGAATCTCTTTTTCTCTTTCAACGATTAATCTTACAGCAACTGACTGTACTCTACCTGCCGACAAGCCCGGTTTCACTTTTTTCCAAAGTACAGGAGACATTTCGAAGCCCACGATCCTGTCTAAAACTCGTCTAGCCTGTTGAGCATTTACCAAGTTCTGATCTATATCTCTGGGGTTCTCAATAGATTTTAGAATGGCATTTTTAGTAATCTCATGGAAAACAATTCTTTTTCTGTTTTCCGGTTTCAGTTTCAGCTCTTCCGCCAAGTGCCATGCAATAGCCTCTCCCTCGCGGTCTTCATCGGAAGCCAGCCAAACCATTTCGGCTTTTTTCACGGCGGCTTTCAACTCAGTTACCAATTTCTTCTTGTCTGCAGAAACTTCATAATCCGGACTGAAGGTGGCCAAATCAATCCCCATCCCTTTTTTAGGTAAATCCCGGATATGTCCAAAACTGGATTTTACTTCAAAATCCTTCCCTAAATATTTCTGAATAGTTTTTGCTTTTGCCGGTGACTCAACGATTACTAAATTTTTCGACATTCTAAAATTTTTGCAAAAGTAAAGCTTTTTTATTATATAGGTTTTGAAATCTGAGTTTTATTTGAAAATGAATATCATTTAATTAAGATTAATTAAAAACACAAAAACCACAACAAACCCCTTCACAAAAACCATTCGAGTTACAAAATAAAACACAGAAACTTGAAATCAGGAGATCGATATAGAAATTTTCTTCATTGATGATAGATGAATAAATTTCATGGATATTAAAAAAGAGATGAAATACCCAAGGGCATTTCATCTCCGAATAGCATTCATCTAATAAAGTTATTGCTTGATGATCTTCACCATTACCTCTGAATTTACTTTCAAAAGGTATACCCCGGAAGGCAGTGCAGAAAGATCGGTTTTCCCATTTTCAAACTCTCCGGCTTTTATCATTTGTCCGGACATATTATAAATTTGAAAAAAATACCCTTTGTTCTCTGAAGCTTTTATGTGAAGCATATCCTTCACCGGGTTCGGGAAGAAAGAAATTTTATTATCTTTAACCCGATCTGTCACCTCAGCAGCCTTTAAAACTGCGGGCATTTTTGTTACTGGCAGTGAAGTGATCTGCAGTGTAGGAATAGGACCACTTTCGTTACCGTCCGCCTCGAATTTCATTTTTACACAACGGCAGTTCATTCCGAAATACGGATCATTATTATCATAATAGGCCACCATTCTGTTCGCAGAAGAAGCAGCATCAAACATGATATTGACAGGCCTTCCCAGATAGTTTGAATTTAAAGCGTCCGTCCAGATTCCCGGATATTGAAAGTTGATGACATTGTAGGTTCCCTGAGCTGTCTGATTTCCGGTAACATTCCTAATCCCTCTTGAACCGGCATTCGGATAATTCCCCACGCTATAAGATGAGTTATCATACATATAACCAATTGTAGTAGAGGTACTGTTCCTCACTCTTACTCCTAAAAAGTCATTAATCACGCTCCACCACCCGGAAACATTCTTGCCTTTTTTATACCAGGGCGAAAATCCAAAATCCATACCAGAAACAATAGAAACACTGGTTACATCAGGTATTCTCCATCCTTCAGGACAAGGATCGAAAGGAGATTTTGGCCCCCCTCTTCCCCAACGGTCATAGGCCAGATTAGGTTCCGTCGCCAGCCAGTCCGTTCCATTGGTATACAGAGGCTGAGACGAATTGTAGGCAGCAAAAGTACTCGGAACCATAAACACAAGAGGTTTCTGCACAGAGTAAGATAAAACTTTACTTATTTTTTCCGAAGGTTTATCAGTAGACAATACATTAGCATTGGCTGCATTTGCATAGGTACTGTACGGAATGATATAGTTTCCGGACAGATTATTGTACGTTGCATAAGACAATGTCGTGTAGGTGAGTGTACCACTTGGAGACATACTTCCTAAAAAGACACTGTTAGAACTGCGGTTGTCTGTATTTTGAAAAATAGGTATAGGGTCTTTTCTGCCCCATTGATAATGCATACCCGCCGACGCCCGGATTTGAGCCAGCTCAGCCGAGGTAGGGGTTAAAGGATTTGCCACCATCGGGAAAACATTTACAGCCCCAAGATTCCTGTCCATAAATTCTGTTTGAAGCGGAGAATATCCCTGCGTAATATAATTCACGTAATTTACAACCCCATCCAGAGGCAGCTCTGTGGTATAAGGTCTTGAATCAACAGGAGTATCTGTCACCCAGATATGCCAAGACCAGTACACAGGGTTTACAATACTCCCATTATGTAGGGTAACTACAGCATTCCCGCTCTGACCAGGATTAACCGTTACCCTGATCTTTGAATTGGTAAGACCCACGAGGGAGCTGGGAGAAGAATCTGAAATATTTAAAGCACTGATTAATGCCGTATTTGTAGTCCACAAAACATTCACCCGCAAATCATTGAAACTCGAAGGATCGAGAATCTCTTTATTGTTCAGCAATTCACTTTGTACAGAAAATGCCTTACTGACAGGAATTTCTATTATAGAAGGTGTTGTACCCTTTACTATCTGATAGGTATTAGGGTTATTAATCCCTTCTCTGTATTCTAAGGAATCGGTAAAATATTCTGTTGGAAAATTATATCCGTTCACCAAATACAAAGGATCCTTAATACAACGACAGGCATTAGCATCAGAGGTTCCTGCTGTCATTAAGGGCATATAAAAAAAACGCCCTTTTGCATTCGGAATATTAGGATCCTGTACGTCCGGCTGATCTTTATCAGGAATCATCCACAACATCCTTGCTCCAACAGCAGGAGAGGCATCAAAGTGTCTTGGCATTGTCGCTGTCCAGACAGCGGTATGATGCTCATCACTGTATTGTCCTTCATGAGCATTTCTGATCAGCTGACCGGATCCTGGAAAAACCCCCATATTATAACCTCCTACATTCGACATGTCAAATCCAAAATTGGCATAGACGCGAAACCCCGTCATATATGAAGGAACTCCGTTATCCGTAGGTTTTATAAGATGATATTTATTATTTTCAAAGGTACTCTTCCCCAAATTGGTTCTTACCCCAAACGGCGAATAGTCGAGGCGGATATCATCAATATAAGAAGTTGAACCCTGATTGGCGACTAATACAGAAGGAATACGCCATCCGTTCGGACAAGGATCAAAAGAAGATTTATCCCTATAAGGTTTAGCATTTGCATCGGCATTATAATTCGTGGTGATAATCTTACCCTGAGAATTGTCTGACCATAAATTAAGTTCTCCCAGCTGGGCATCAGTAAAACCAGGGGATCTTCCAAACCAGTTGACCGGAGAATTCAAGTTATTATTATAATAAGCCTGCCCCGAGTTATCATCTTTATTAATATAGATCAGACTCAACGGATTTTTAACCGACAACTGCAGATTATTGCTAATTAAAGCGTTCGAAAAAGTAACATACTTTGTAAGATTATCAATTGTGACGGCATTAGTCATGTTTTTAGCCTGTCTGTGCCGAATCCTTCCAATCGTTCCGCTAACCTCGTAAAAGTCATCCGATTTAGTAACCAGAGCAGGTATGGGATCCTTTCTTCCCCACTGATAAAGCAGCCCACCGCTTCGGTTCCATTCCGAAGAAGTCATAGAACTGCTGATGGCTCCTAAGTTACGATCCATCCACTGCCAATCCGAATCCGGAATAACTTCAATGGTTCCGTTTGTTCTTTGTCTTGTGACCCCGGGATAACTTTTATACGTAGAACCATTGGTAGGATCATCGGTAACCCATATATGCCAGCTCCAATAAATTTCACCATCAATACGCAGGGCTATTACCGCATTCCCTTCTTTCGCCTTATTAACACCCACTCTTATTTTTGCATTCTCGCCCGAACCGGTTATTTGCAGCAAATAATCCTCTCCCGTATCTATTAATCCATGAACATCCTCCCAAAGAACTTCAGCAGTTGTTTTACCAGAAGGCACTTCCGCCCCCAGCCATTTGTTCGTTTTCCATATCGCATATACTTTCTTCACCGGAATAACAAGACCCGTACTGGCCAGAGACGGATCAAAGATATAACTGTTAGGAGCCTTAGTCCAATCTAAAGCCGGCTCACGATTTGCGGATCCATAAGAATTAAATTGAGTAGAGTTTACATTGCCATTCTGAACATTTACTTGTAGAGTTGTAGAATTTTTATTATTCAGGTTAAGATCACCTGAGTACTGAGTCATCAGTCGGTTTTTTTCATGTACCTGATCTTGAGAATACAGGAAAACCGAGGCTAGGCAACAAATTGCCGCTAAATGTTTTTTGTAATTTTTCATATTCCTTGTTTTGCGCTCTTTGTCACAATACAATTTTTAAGCCTTCTGTAATAAATTATCATTTATTATATAAATCGTTTTTCAATATTTAAATTATATAATGAAAAACATATATTTTTTACATTATAAATACAGATACCACATTTTATATGTTAAGATTTGCAAAAATACAAGAATATTGATTAAAAAAAT
The sequence above is a segment of the Chryseobacterium sp. MYb264 genome. Coding sequences within it:
- the topA gene encoding type I DNA topoisomerase; its protein translation is MSKNLVIVESPAKAKTIQKYLGKDFEVKSSFGHIRDLPKKGMGIDLATFSPDYEVSADKKKLVTELKAAVKKAEMVWLASDEDREGEAIAWHLAEELKLKPENRKRIVFHEITKNAILKSIENPRDIDQNLVNAQQARRVLDRIVGFEMSPVLWKKVKPGLSAGRVQSVAVRLIVEREKEIREFTPKASFKLDGIFLNATEQEIAAKLKKDFENEEDAEKFLELARTTEFKVLNVETRPGTRSASAPFTTSTLQQEASSRLGYNVTNTMRLAQRLYEEGYITYMRTDSVNLSQEAIEGAKKQITSEYGAEYSAPRNYTTKSASAQEAHEAIRPTDFAVKSIGDSQLNRLYQLIYRRTLASQMANAKIEKTVIEIGNTKLPQNFEAQGEVIIFDGFLKAYGIVKAEDDDDENNDKLLPKVTVGEVLEYKKITATEKFTRPSARYTEAGLVRKLEELGIGRPSTYAPTIQTIQNREYVDKREIDPQTREVVKMSLVKDKIKKEVLNEKFGGDKNKFVPTDTGEVVSDFLTDNFKEILDYGFTARVEESFDEIANGDQKWKEMMTDFYSKFHPRIEDVEENADRATGDRLLGVDPGTGKNVHARIGRFGAMIQIGETDDEEKPIFASLMAGQNIATITFEEAMELFRLPFDLSEVDGQPVSVGVGRFGPYVKWGETYISIPKGEDPLSVDQKRAEEIISEKKIADAPIASYKGVPITKGTGRFGPFIKYQSIFINVPKKYNFENLSQSDINELVEAKLEKEANRYIQQWEAEKISIENARWGPIVKHGKNIYKIPKKKDDTKYESEELKGISLDEVKKWITDQDPKAFAEKKKPAAKKAATKKTTATKKATTTVKKPAAKKPAAKK
- a CDS encoding formimidoylglutamase, coding for MDFEDFIISPGNFKTESWQIGRGITKQIKEDSIVLLFVSDYRGAGGDAEVQNFAGVRKEFYKLSQLDFEIPMVDLGDLVSGKSVQDSHYILQEVLSVCHSMRAIPVVIGGSNDFAFSLFSVLNLHTKSINYTQISNTISLQQGEMINEHTFLSKIFGAKDFGIKNYHHLGYQKHLNEVDSVRLIKEVEFDIIRLAEMMNSTEKTEPFFRKADLVTVNCDAIESFGEPISMNPQVNGLNRREICAYMKEIGLSENLKSVGIFNYNIYSDNQLNHQLLAQMIWYLTEGINIQRSHPKERQYEIFYVLVDERQYAFKRDTFSNLWYFGDDENIENCIPCSRKDFDEAKKGWLNTRLTKF
- a CDS encoding MraY family glycosyltransferase; translated protein: MKNFELFLREMDVSIFYVKIGLGFLFSFLISFFSIPTIVKISRRKNLMDEPGIRSSHIRKIPNLGGIAIFFSIGVCTSIFAYELFDLYKFLFASLVILLYVGVMDDIVVMRAYKKLVAQIVVSALIVIGSDIRIRNLFGIFGVYQLEYWVSLIFSIVTFIILINAFNLIDGIDGLAGGYSVICSALFGISYYRLGEYNYPLVVLSVVIIGAVLAFLYYNLSNYRTNKIFMGDTGSMLLGFLLAFTSVCFIDIFIDKALPNVPRYHLQSAPAVAVAILILPIVDTLNVIIIRLSNKKSPFVADKNHIHHKLLKLNLTHRRSSFYIICYYLFIVAAAYYFRHLNINLLLFIILVLGFIGAYLPDIIYLFKNNRETTN
- a CDS encoding glycosyltransferase family 2 protein, yielding MRNIAKVSVIVPVYNVEEYLGKCLDSLLNQTHKNIEIVVVNDGSTDHSEHVIQEYTRQYPDKIKSFSKENGGLSDARNYGIDRATGDYIGFVDSDDYVSPSMFEEMTALALKHQCKMVICNIQKVDQHGKITQKLTQIPNMPEKIDLNSHFSVFSDVSYFACNKLFSKDLFKDKRFKKAAHFEDIQLIPQLLLECDTIAQTQNFHYQYLERSDSITKTHTERGLDILKAVEDVEIVFENSRYAHKEKELKNFQIFEGVYSFLAYLAFVKNEELFYKMSEKLEDFRNRRNIKIKDILQYSRFDKNYLLYLPLKKKIFYLLFFAGQQKLLRKIL
- a CDS encoding glycoside hydrolase family protein, with translation MEKPFTRKEFLKISALGIAAVFFGSSFTGLLSSEEKPYFNLKPIGRSLALEGYYIWCSSPIWGEDGKIHLFYSRWKKEKGMGGWLNGSEICRAEANSPFDEFQHKQVVLAPRGEGFWDATTCHNPLIKKVGKDYLLFFMGTSNGKTNTKRIGLATSKSLDGDWNRPEKPLLLPGKEGAWDDHCTTNPAFVKGNDGKYWLFYKSWNTKEYETQKGPVRGNRKYGLAKSNSPFGPYEKVSENPVIDFSSLPNNAQLEDAFVWEHKGIFHMIARDMGFFNHEYGLHLTSKDGIHWTKPEIAYLNMAHCISEAKPPQHLTRFGRLERPMVLLDKEGKAPQFLFGATQGGAFGTSTTFVFEIL